The Actinomadura sp. WMMB 499 genome includes a window with the following:
- a CDS encoding AAA family ATPase, protein MTGPVAVLVNGLPGAGKSTLARELARRLGLPLFSKDVIKETHADVLGAAAAGVPQRRWNSALGAAASETMWALLADAPAGAVLESCWPSDVRDLVTRGLNRAGEPRTVEIWCDVPMEIARRRFEARHPRHPVHGDPLTDDEWESRRHTARPLGVGPTLRVDTTRPVDVHAVVAWIREREH, encoded by the coding sequence GTGACGGGGCCGGTCGCCGTGCTGGTCAACGGGCTGCCCGGTGCGGGGAAGTCGACGCTCGCGCGGGAGTTGGCGCGGCGTCTCGGGCTGCCGCTGTTCAGCAAGGACGTCATCAAGGAGACCCACGCGGACGTGCTGGGCGCGGCGGCTGCCGGGGTGCCGCAGCGTCGCTGGAACTCGGCGCTCGGTGCGGCGGCGAGCGAGACCATGTGGGCACTGCTGGCGGACGCGCCCGCCGGTGCGGTCCTCGAGTCCTGCTGGCCGTCGGACGTCCGCGACCTGGTCACGCGCGGATTGAACCGTGCCGGGGAGCCGAGGACGGTCGAGATCTGGTGCGATGTCCCGATGGAGATCGCCAGGCGGCGCTTCGAGGCCCGGCATCCGCGCCATCCCGTGCACGGTGATCCGCTGACGGACGACGAGTGGGAGAGCCGGCGGCACACGGCCCGGCCGCTCGGTGTGGGGCCGACGTTGCGCGTCGACACCACGCGTCCGGTCGATGTGCATGCCGTCGTCGCATGGATCCGCGAACGGGAGCACTGA